Within Nakaseomyces glabratus chromosome G, complete sequence, the genomic segment CTACTCAATCTTGTAAATTGAACCAAAAGGTTCGAGTTTTCAACCTTAACATTCTGTAGTAAAGTTTCGATAACATAAACGTCATGTCCCTTTTTAACTGCCTCTTCAAACAGTGATGGTAGCGTTTTTATTGCGTTTACAGATTTACTCAGTATTCTGCTCGTGTTTGTCGCATTTGttaatattatcttttgcAGCGTTACGTAAAATTCTTGCTCAGATAATGTGTATAGAGACAGCAGAAGACTTTTtaaatcattttcattggATCTCAATTTGATTGAATTCAGACACTCCCTTGATATGGTCAATGTTATATGTGAAAGCAAGCTTTTCCTTCTTGGAGCCAGGGTCTGAGATTCCATCTCTTTCACAAATTTCAGCGATTTTAAGTTAGGATGTTGACTTTGATTTAGTTGGATTTGATAGTGTAACGATGCTAGTTTGGAAATCGAAACCGCACTGAGTTTATCTTCACCTTGTAACGGTACAAAGCTTGTAATTTGTTGTGATAGATGTACAAACATGAGGACATCTCGCAGTAAGGTTGACGTCTGATGTACCGAATTTAACGCTGCTTGTAGTTTCTGGGCTCTCTCATAAGGCACTAAGACTTGTTCGAGTAGTCTGTTGTAGGATATGCTCATATATTCTAAACTAGGTTTCAACTCTGCGGATATAGAGCCGTTCAATTTCCTTTCTCTATCAAATTCATCCATTAAACCACTGGCATGTGACTTTAGGAAAGACTCGTATCTCGACTTAAGCTCATCAGCATCGTATTGagcttttttctttggtgCATCAATATCTAGTTCATTAGAAGTAGTATTCATTGCCTTCAGCATCGAATTTGAGTAACTTTTGGAGTCAAACTCCGGGTCTATCAGCTCTTCAAATTCTGTAAAATTGGAATCCATTATCCCGTTATTTAAAGCGCTGTATAATTGGAAAGACTTTATAATAACTGACCAGCAATAACCTCTTGTAATTAGTATGTCTGTTGTGACAGCAATTGACCTGATCAGTCCTGTATGTCCTTTTCAAGAGCTGGCTCTTGAGTATATGAGTTTATTATGTGTGAGCCGATGTTCAGATGTCGTTAGAATGCATATCAGACCAGGCAACTGAATAGCACTCATTGCAGTCCAAGAATAAAGCTTAATGTATTTCTATAAAACCGTATGGAAATTCATTGAAAGTGttcataaataataaatggactatatatatagatatatatgTGCCTGAGGTAGACTGCCTTTAGTAAGGTTGATTCGTTaagattgaaaatgatttgCGATATGTGAAATCAGTATCAAGTACTGGGGAcaaatttaaaatataacaacTCAATCTGTGTATGAAAGATTGATgggaaaataaaattaaaaacaaTAGATGAAAAATGCATTATGATGTAATAGTTTTGATGCACGTCTTGGGACATGATGAGTGGCGTATGATCgaaattaaaataataaaacagGTAAGAATATTTGTTTGATTGGCACCCAGAAAATTTGTGATGATAAAAACGAATGAGAACAATGAAATAAGGggaaaagaacaattttttttttattttgctGGCCCTTTGATTTAATGCCATAGCTGTGATGAATCCGCTACCACATCGGCTGCATTTTTGTAGCTGCCATTgagaatattattattagacAGGTCCGTTAATGTAAGTTCCTTACTATTTAGTACAGGAAACGACTCGTTTTGTAAAGAGATACTGTTAGCGCTTGACGGACTATTTCCGCTGGTGGTGTCACTGATTGTTATCGAGCTACTCATACCATATGATGAATTGTCAAACTTCGAAGTTGAGACGTTTTTTGTGGTTTCAAGTGGAATATTTTGCGACATATCCATACTTTGGACTGTGGTCTTTGATGAAGCCTCATTGTTTCTTAATGATGGAAGCATATCATTCCATTCCATGAGTTGGAATATCAGGCCCATGTTAGGGCTTATATCCTTGGCTATCTCTTTAAGTTTTGCATAGGCGTCGTTCAATGCTAAGTTTTCGTATCTCATCATATAGCCAACTATTAGCGAAGCCGATCTAGAGACACCACATTGGCAGTGCACAAGTATTTTCTTCCCCTTAGTAACAGCAGTGTGCATTACCTCAGTGAGCCATGCAAGatcttttgatatttgtgAAGCATGCGTCCAAGGGACGTGGTAATAGTCAATAGCCATGCCTGCAGGTATATGTTGTTTGAGGTTATCGATTTCCTTCGCGACGTTAATTACCACATCGTAATTCAAAATAACTGATAAATTTGGCTCAGAGTATAAATATATGGAGGGCTCTACAACCAATAGCGGTCCTTCAGTGTAGGCGGTGTTCTGATATATTTCGCTGTACATGGCGTCCATATCGAAGTCTTGCTGTTGCACTCTTGAACCAACTTTGTTCATGAACtccttcttcaagttcCTCGACTCTGATTCATCAGTAATAAGAGGTGTAGAAGTCTCTGCCCCTGACATTGTAAATGATCTATTTCTGATGTGTCCAGACTTTAGACTGTTAGAGTTTCGAGTGGGTAAGTTTTTAGTCTTGATCGACAGCGACAAGGAGTGCACCCGCCCtagtttcttcttgttgtctATCTCCATCGAGCTTGCATAGATTGGCGACGCCGACTGCACTCTATCTAATTTGGGAGTCACAGAGTATATAGTGTTCCCGGGTTTCCTTACGGACTTGTCACTATCCAGCGTCGACCTCCTGTATATGGTGCCGGATGAGAAGTTGCTCTGCATCTGTGGTCGTACCTCCGGTATCTCTTGAAGACTCGTCAGCTCAGGCTTCTGGTGCTCGATGGCAATAGATAAATTCTTGGTGTTCCTGTTCTGTAAGGACCTGGGCCCTCCAGAGGATGTGAGTTCAGACATTTGTGTTTCTCCCTCAAATATAAGTTCTTGCTCTCTTATAATGATCTCTTTATGGTACTACAATGGAAcatatatttgattatgGTGATGCAATCCCAGTAAGTGGCAGTATCCACCactattattctttttgcAATAGTTTTTCTTCCGCTTTCCTAGTTATTTTGCCAAATGTTTCAAAAGCAACGACCTTGTATTACGGTAAATGGGCCTCGCAAAAGTGCTAAAACTGCATATATAAGAACTTTCAAAACGTTGTTATAAATATAGTCGGTACTAAATTTACAATAAGGCCATCcgattatttttttttcctcgATACTTCACTAGACTAAGAGATGCGATCGACTGCGGAGGGATTGCTGGTTCTAAGAGAGAAAATGGCAAGGTTGCTGTTGTTTTGACGTCATTCAACTAACAGTAGTGAATATGGTTCTTCTCCCACTGTAATGGCCCATTTCTTTTCCGAATCGAGAATTCTATAAATAGTTATCTCGTGGAGGAAATCATCGAAAGCCTCTGGCAATCGTACGAAGATGAGCTTTTGATGAGAGAGAGGGTGGGACTCCTATCCTAGGACAATGGCAATACTAAGGCCATGGTGCTCATTTTGCAGTATGGTCTTGGTCCTACTAGTAACACTGCAcatgatattattaatatttttcgAATGGGGGGAGGAGAGGATTGGCCATTATACGATACTTTgtgagaaattgaaaactaACTGATCTCCTCTGTGTATACTAATAGGACTGTGAATACAGAACAATTAAGGTCTTGTGGGagttaaaaataaaaccGTGAAGAGAATGTTGGAGGTAAACACAGTGTAATAATAGATTGATATTAAAGTCTAAAATAAAcctaataaaaaaaaatttaaaagaaaactaaaaaagGGACTATCTATTCCTGCGGACTAGGTGGAATGCAGTTCACCGCATTTTTGTTTACTGTTTACTTGGACGTACTTCCGCGGATTTCTGTACTGCAATGGACCTTGCAGTGTTGAAAAACGGTACCTTATACTTAATATTTCCCCGTAGGATTAGTTCATAGTCATGCTTGATTACTAGTTTCCATTTGGTCACGTCGTCAGATTCGTCGCTGTCCCTTTTGTCCAGACCGTAATGCCCAAGTTGTTGTATAGAATCAGAACTCGTGTCGTCGTTATCGTTGGGTTCTTTCGCCTCGTCAGATCCTGGCTTGTGTAACCTTACGCTTGTTTgtgaaatatcaaaatttctGTTGAAGAATCCACCTTGGAATTTCAAAGGTGTTTCCAGTGTTTTTACAATTCCCAAGAAAATTGTCTCTACGCTAGTTTTtgcttctttctcttccaCTACAACACATCTGTTATCGTATACATTGCATTTCAAAAAGGACGTCTTAGCAAAAATGTCGAACTCAACTTCATCAACATATATTGGGAATATGCCAGGATTAAATGCAGTAGTGGTGAGGTCGAATAGGAGCTCGTCAGTGCTCGATATGACATTATCCAtcaaaacaatatcaaattcTCGAAGTTCTTTGTTTGCAGCGAGTAAAAAACCAAGCACAAAACCAATAGATACAAACACCAATACAGAAATTGTGAAATAGAAACACTGACGGAATTTGCTCCAGTTGGATTTCTTAGTGTAAAAGTTGTGTGGAGAGTATTGATAGTTATTATCGACATAATACGAGTTACGATTCAATGGAGTAAACTCAGTTGAGTCCTTAGTTTTACAATGAACTCCTTTGTTTGGACTGGATGCATTCACATTCACCAAAGGTGATATAGGAGGGTAGTAAGAGCCCACTTCATTGTGTTCCGTTGACCCATAAAATGGGTTCCTATCATACCCACTGTGAATATTGGTATGGTTGGTGAAATAGTCACCCGTCATGGTACCATTAACATACTCTTCGTCAGAGTCCTGGTCACCTGCGTCACCTTCATATTCCGATATTTGAGGTCTTGCTTCTAGATTGCTTCCATGACTATAATAAAACATTGAtctatcatcatcttcatcatcatcaatatctacATCTAACTCAGAGTCATGGGCTCTAACTGTTTCGTGTAGATTTGCTTCACCTTCAATGGCACTGTTTCTTTGTGACCTATGTTTATCTTCTATAAATCTATTTTGGCCTTTAGTGTCATTGCCATTGTTGAGCCTTTGCTGTCCTCTGTATCTCTCACCACCATTGGTTACAGAGTCAGAACTGTCACCTGTGTGTCTTGTAATACCCTTCAAGTAATCAGCATCAATAGGGCTCGATCGTTCGGATCCTCTTGTGTGAGCACCTGATATGGAGTGTCTTGAAG encodes:
- the COG5 gene encoding Golgi transport complex subunit COG5 (CAGL0G01298g~Ortholog(s) have role in intra-Golgi vesicle-mediated transport, protein localization by the Cvt pathway and Golgi transport complex, cytosol localization); its protein translation is MDSNFTEFEELIDPEFDSKSYSNSMLKAMNTTSNELDIDAPKKKAQYDADELKSRYESFLKSHASGLMDEFDRERKLNGSISAELKPSLEYMSISYNRLLEQVLVPYERAQKLQAALNSVHQTSTLLRDVLMFVHLSQQITSFVPLQGEDKLSAVSISKLASLHYQIQLNQSQHPNLKSLKFVKEMESQTLAPRRKSLLSHITLTISRECLNSIKLRSNENDLKSLLLSLYTLSEQEFYVTLQKIILTNATNTSRILSKSVNAIKTLPSLFEEAVKKGHDVYVIETLLQNVKVENSNLLVQFTRLSRNKASTPRQLYWGKVSSAFKIDLNTAIERGGPVGKQIVNSKTFILDTIKDVFQRMSEEEPDFEHNLQIMIGVL
- the MSG5 gene encoding tyrosine/serine/threonine protein phosphatase MSG5 (CAGL0G01320g~Ortholog(s) have MAP kinase tyrosine/serine/threonine phosphatase activity, protein tyrosine phosphatase activity), with the translated sequence MSELTSSGGPRSLQNRNTKNLSIAIEHQKPELTSLQEIPEVRPQMQSNFSSGTIYRRSTLDSDKSVRKPGNTIYSVTPKLDRVQSASPIYASSMEIDNKKKLGRVHSLSLSIKTKNLPTRNSNSLKSGHIRNRSFTMSGAETSTPLITDESESRNLKKEFMNKVGSRVQQQDFDMDAMYSEIYQNTAYTEGPLLVVEPSIYLYSEPNLSVILNYDVVINVAKEIDNLKQHIPAGMAIDYYHVPWTHASQISKDLAWLTEVMHTAVTKGKKILVHCQCGVSRSASLIVGYMMRYENLALNDAYAKLKEIAKDISPNMGLIFQLMEWNDMLPSLRNNEASSKTTVQSMDMSQNIPLETTKNVSTSKFDNSSYGMSSSITISDTTSGNSPSSANSISLQNESFPVLNSKELTLTDLSNNNILNGSYKNAADVVADSSQLWH